TCGAAATATTCCGAACCCGGTCCGAAAGCAAAGACAGGAACGGGAGCGCCGGTGTGATCAAAGGTCGTCCAGCCTATATCTACCTTGTTACTGAGAATTCTTCCGAGAGCATTTGAAGCGCCGTAGAAAGACTTGGCTTTTTCCGTGCGGAAGAAGACAAAGTCTTCCTCTGTGAGTTCAACATTGAAGTACACTTTAACTGCTTCTTTAATTTCTTCTTCTGTTTTGAAGTTTGCGAGTATCCAATCAGCTGTTCGGGTATAATCGCTTCTAATTTTTTCGAGATTCATAGTATAGCCACCGGTGGAAAGGCCAAGTCCACCCGTTTCGTGATCAGCGGTGATCACTATGAGGGTATCTGGATGTTTTTCAGCGAAATCAAGAGCAACTTTTACGGCGTTGTCAAATTCCACGACTTCCTTCCAGACACCATAAACATCGTTTCCATGAGCCTCCCAGTCGATCTGTGAACCTTCTACCATGAGGAAGAAGGGTTCACCATCCTTTGACAGTATATCAAGAGCCTTCGAAACCATCTCAGGAAGCATCGGTTCTTCTCCAGATCTTTCTGACACTGCTTTGAGATGACTATAGGCGAAAAGACCAAGTACGCGGTCGCCGTCGTAATTCAACATTTCTGTTTTGGTGGTTATATAATCAAAACCGTTTTCTTTGGCGACAGCGATGAGGTCTTTTCCATCTTTCCTCTTTCCACCAGTCGGTACGAAATGTCTCCAGCCGCCCCCAAATGCGACGGTGAGAGGGCTATTAACAAGTTGTTCGGCTAAAGTATTTTCATCTTTTCTAGATGTGACATGTCCATAAAATGCAGCAGGTGTGGCATGGGTCACACGGCATGTGACCACGATACCAGTTTTGATTCCCTTTTCGGCAGCGATTTCAGCTATATTCGAGATCACCGTGCCATCTGGAAGCATGCCTATCATGCCGTTGTTTGTCTTATAACCTGCTGCCAGGGCTGTTCCGGCAGCTGCGGAGTCTGTTACATTACTGTTGGCGCTGAAAGTCATAGTCATTGCGAGATTTGGAGCTTTCATAATGTTTAGCTCCCGACTTTCAAGGTAGCTTGATAATATCAGGTGATTCAATCCCATTCCATCGCCGATGAAATAAATGACATTCTTCACGTAACCGGCGAAAAGTCCCATACTCAAGAGGAGAAGTAATAGTAGAAATAGTTTGCGCATATGCCCACCCCCAAACAAAAGTTACCCTATTAAGGGCACTATTTATTATGCCAGATATTACTTATAAAACCTTGGTTTCAGAAAGGTTCTGAATGAAAAGTAACACTCTTCGGTATATCCTGTAGCTTATAATTATCCAGAACCTTTACCTGTCCGGCTTCAATCAATTCGGCAAAACTCGACAAACCACTCAAAACTACAGATAGTGAGGCGATATCACATTCAAGTTCGGGTTCCACTTCAGTTTTCTGAATCATTAGCTTTTTCCCGTCTGCACTCAACGCAAAAGTCCCCGAGTTTTCTTTCAAAAATCTATCCCTGACTTTTATCTTCAACGTCGGTAGCTCAAAATCCACTCCGAGCCCATTAAGAGATTTCAGATTTATAATTCTTATCATTCCGGAAGTTTCGAGCTTTTCTTCTTTTGGTCTATCGTTTAGATATGGCCAGAGTTCGAAATTTTCAGGGACGACCAAAGTAATATCCTTTATCTGGTGAGAAAGGGACTTCAAATAAGCCAACATGGTATCTTTCGTTTCTCTATCAGTGTAAAAGAAATCTTTTACAGTCAAGGATGATTCGTAGCCTGTATCACTTCGGGAGAGGAATTGTGTAAGCATGCCCGTTGTCTTACCGTTATGTTTGAATTTTACCACGCCACAGGAAGCTTCATCGCTAAAGTACGTCATCAGATGCCTGCGCCACTGGTAATCGTTTCTGAAAGCGAGGTTGTAGTGACGTTTCGCAATCTCGTTGTAGAAGTCTTTAACCTCGTTATCAGGAAAGGGTAAGTAACAGTAATCCACTAAAGGATCAGGTTTAGCATCGATTATACCGGGGTGTATAACAATCCTTTTGGTCTTGAAGAATACCTCCCAACCGTACTTTCTGTAAAAACCAACGTTGAAGGGATAAAGCACTGATACCTGTATACCTTCTTCGTACATTGTCTTGACAGCGTTCTCGAGCATGAACCTTATTGTACCCTTGCCTCTAAAATCTGCCCTCGAACAAACTAAACCTATTCCACCCATCGTTACCATCGAATCCCTCAACTTCATCTTGAATGGGTACAGGATATAACCAGCAACCATTAGCTCTCCATCATGAACCGTGTAAAGTTCAGCACCGCTGGCCAGAACCTCTGATATATACTTTCTCAGGAGTTCGTGGCGCGATTTCTTTACTGCAAAGGAAAAACTTGCGATCTCCATGAAGGTGTTTATATCCTCGCTTCGCCTGTATTCGTACATGAAATCCCTCCCTGTGATTGATTCCGACGTAGGGTCTATGTATAAAGAATATAACAATGAATGAAATTTTTTTGCAAACAAAACACAGAACAAATGTGAAAGAGTATAATGCTCGCAAGACACTACTGTGCTTCAGAAAACCATCATGGAAGATTTCAGCTTTGAAGAAAGGATGGAAGTAACTTGAATTACCTATTCCGGTTTCGGTGAGTGCTGAATATGCTAAAGAGTCCTGTTTTCTCTAACTTCTAACTATGATAATGCCCGAGCAGGAACAACTTTTCTGATAACAATCTCCGAAAATGACTCTTCGTTAAGAAGGGCTTCTCCAGATCTTTTCACACTTCCGTTTTTCCTGGTTAATGCTCAGAAAGATTTAAGAAATACAATTTAAGTATATTCAAAGCTAAAAGGTAGACATCAAAGAAAATCCATTGTCCATGTGATTTCAGCGACTTTTGACACGGTGTAATAAATAGAACAGTATTTTGTTGCAAGTTCAAAGGCTTTTAGGGTTTTGGTGGTGTCAGAAGCGTTTAACACTTTCACTTCTATTTTGCACCATTTCAACGTCGTAGGGACTTCATCCCTTTTTTCACCACAAAGATTCATTTTCACCGATTCCCACCTGATTCTCATCTTTTTTGCAATATCGAAGAATGTTGAATACAAACAGGAACCAAGAGAAAGGAATAATAGTTCATAAGGAGCGAAGCCATTTGTTCCCACATGTAACATTATCCCGCTTTTGCTTTGACCTTTACCCTTGAAATCGTTATTGAATGTGAGATTTGCTTCATGTAGTTTTCCCATGGGGCTACCCTCCAAAGAATTTTATAAAAAATTTTATCATGAAAAGTTGAATTTGGTTGAATCGAATCATTTTGCAGGTTCTGATTAATCAAGTCTCTTTGGTAAAAAATAGAGGCTGCTATCGCAGCCTCTATAATTCTCATCATTCGTTATTCGTCCTCCAAAGCTTTTATTTCCTTCATCAAACCGTCAGTAAGATCTTCGATTTCGTTGTTTTCCACCAGTCCCAGATCGACATAGTCTTCCAGATAGTAGGAATATGCAAGCGCGCTGCTGAAAAAGTCTATCTTAAGGCCTTTGTCAAGGGGAAGCTTTCCAGCTTTGCTGAATGCTTCGATAAGCAATCTTACTGCTTTCAGTTTCAATTCAGCCGGAGCACTGTTGCTTTCAATCACATTTTCCTTGAGCCTGTTTTCAATTGAGAGCAACGGGTACTTTATTAATATTTCACCCGCTTTTTCTCCTACGTACTGTTTGTAATAATCCAAGTAATTCTGGAACACTTCTTCGTTTTCAAGTAAGGGCTCGATCTGGTCTTTGTAAAGTTTGTTGGTGTAGAGAAACACGACCTCTGGATTGTTACCGCTGTATTTGTTGAGATACTCAAGGGCATTGTCAGAGTTAGGCATTATATTATAGAAGTATTCGGCAACTTTCCCAATCACTGCGTATCTTTTGTCGCGATAAGCCTCTTCTTCTTCCAGCTTGGCCTTGATTTCCTCATCTTTGAAGACACCGAGTTCATCAGAATAATTAATCAGGGACTGGAGAGCATTTCTTAATTCAAGTATCCGATCGTCAGTGCTGTCAGCTGTTTCCTCAAGGTAATTCTCCATGTCTTCTCTCCGAAATGCCTTCATTTCTTCAGGAAGATTTTCCCTCGTGTCTAGCATAGCCTGAAGCATCTGTATATTATTGAGTGTCGGCTGCATGAGAGAATCCGAGATCATGAGATAGAGACCGGCAGCGAAACCTGTTGTATCTTTCTTGATATTCCCCATAGCATCGAATATTTCCTTTTCCAAGTTGTCGTAAAAAACGTCGATATCCTCACCAGACTTTTGAGACTTCATCAGCCTGTCCAGGAGAGCGAGCTCAGGATCATGGATCACGTACCCAAGAGGGCTTTTTAATTTGTAGTCACTGAACCAGATGCTGTACACCTTGTTCTGGAAGTCCCTTGCCACATTGATGTACGCCTGAGTGCTAAGCAATTCCGTTACGGAGTCGAAAGTGCTTTTGGCCTCCACTCTTATGAGGTGAAAACCGTATTCTGTTCTTACCGGACCAATAATTTCGCCGGGGTTCCCTGAAAAGGCGGCATCTTCGAATTCCTTTACCAGCTGTCCACGGTTGAATTCACCTATGTATCCCCCATTCTGTGCGGAACCGGGATCGAGAGAATATTTCTTTGCCGCGTCCTCAAAACTCAGCACACCGCTCTCGATAAGTTTCTTTATTTCTGTAGCACTGGCTTCAGAAGAGAGAAGTATGTGACTGGCGCTAACCTTTTCATATTTGTTTTTGATCTCGTCTTTGTTTTGCTCGAAATACTCAGTAAAACTTGCCGGGTAATCCGTCACGAGCGTCTGAAGAATATTCTGCTTTATCAGCTCGGAACGGACGTAGGACTCTATGACTCTCCAGAAAGTCTCCGTCGAGCCATAACTCGTTTCGATCTGAGCAATAGCTTGCTCGTCGGCAAAATATCCGGCGGTTATCTGGTCGGTGTAGCCAGTTACTTCAGTCTCATTGGGGAAGAGCCCATTTTCTTTTGCAAAATAACCAGCCATCTTATCGTCCAGTAAGTTCATCAATATATTGTATTTCAACTCTATCTGACTGGGAACACTCTGGGAAGAGAAGTATGGATCGAGAAACTGTCCCTGCTGCTGGTAATTTCCTAGTGCATCGTTTAGATATGCTTGAAGTTCGTCGCTGTATACATGATAATACGTGTCAGCCAATTGCGTTCCATTCAACGTGATACTCGCGATTTCCTCCCCATCAACGGCGAACGCAAAAGCGAAAGCAAAGAGAAATAAAGCCAGAAAAACAAAACGTTTCACAGGATCAACTCCTTTGTTGAATTTTGAATCCTTTAGTTAATTCTACCAGACTAAAAGCTTTTCTTTTCTTTCAGAAACACAGTCGTTATATAATGAGAGCGGAGGGATTCAATGCGGTTCGTTATTCTGCTCGTTAACGAGATTAAGCTGATTTTCAGATCATGGGGCATATGGACATATCTTTTACTCCTTCCTTTGGTGCTAACCCTTTTCTCCGGGGTCTTCAGCACGGAGAATAATCTGTATGTACTCAAAATAGGTGTTGTGAATGAAGATAATACGCTTCTGGGTATCTTCTTTATTCGTTATGCCACATCTATGATCAAAGGAGAAAATATCTATATTTACGCTACCAGGCGCGAGGCTGAAGAGAATCTGAGGAATCTGGACGGTTATTTCATCATACCTAAAGGTTTTGCAAACGAGCTGCTCTTCCAAAGGCCTTCACAGCTCATATTCGTTCCCAATCCCTATTCTCTTCAATCCGGAGTTGCGATTTACCAGGTGCTCAGCAACGTTCTCCGTGAGTTTAAAGCCCTCCCTGTTATTGCTGACCCCAACTTCATGAAGAAGGTTACGATAGATTCCGACTACAAGGCACCTGAGATCATTGTAGCGGGTATAGATAGTGATAAATTTAATTTCAAAGAGCTCCTTTTTCCATTGATCCTAACTCTAAGCCTTCTACTGACACTGGGAATTGGTTTGAGCTGGTCTCTACATGAAGACAGGCAAACAGAAATTCTGGATTTTCTCATACTGTCTAATGTAAAGGCATGGGAATTCATCATTTCAAAAATCATGAGTTTTCTGATGGTTGGAATCTTCGAATTCTTAATTTTTATATTCTTTGGACTGCTGTTTGGCTATGAAGGTTTAGGTAACATCACGGAAAACGCTTTGCTTTTCCTCGTACTTTCTTTGGTATTTGTTACCATGAGTGCTTTCCTGACGAGCCTTGCAAAAACAGCGAGAGGAAGTCAGTTCCTTGTGACTGGAATTTCTATCGTTATCATCCTGTTGAGCGGGATAATTGTTCCCCGCTCGGTGTTTCCCGTTTGGCTTAAGAATTTAACCGAATACTTCCCTATGACAGCACTCCTCA
This genomic interval from Kosmotoga pacifica contains the following:
- a CDS encoding OsmC family protein, encoding MGKLHEANLTFNNDFKGKGQSKSGIMLHVGTNGFAPYELLFLSLGSCLYSTFFDIAKKMRIRWESVKMNLCGEKRDEVPTTLKWCKIEVKVLNASDTTKTLKAFELATKYCSIYYTVSKVAEITWTMDFL
- a CDS encoding ABC transporter permease codes for the protein MRFVILLVNEIKLIFRSWGIWTYLLLLPLVLTLFSGVFSTENNLYVLKIGVVNEDNTLLGIFFIRYATSMIKGENIYIYATRREAEENLRNLDGYFIIPKGFANELLFQRPSQLIFVPNPYSLQSGVAIYQVLSNVLREFKALPVIADPNFMKKVTIDSDYKAPEIIVAGIDSDKFNFKELLFPLILTLSLLLTLGIGLSWSLHEDRQTEILDFLILSNVKAWEFIISKIMSFLMVGIFEFLIFIFFGLLFGYEGLGNITENALLFLVLSLVFVTMSAFLTSLAKTARGSQFLVTGISIVIILLSGIIVPRSVFPVWLKNLTEYFPMTALLNEIQRVSLMSINGETTMNLLFSNIVLSFIFMLLSFMLFRYRSDRLSAM
- a CDS encoding GNAT family N-acetyltransferase yields the protein MYEYRRSEDINTFMEIASFSFAVKKSRHELLRKYISEVLASGAELYTVHDGELMVAGYILYPFKMKLRDSMVTMGGIGLVCSRADFRGKGTIRFMLENAVKTMYEEGIQVSVLYPFNVGFYRKYGWEVFFKTKRIVIHPGIIDAKPDPLVDYCYLPFPDNEVKDFYNEIAKRHYNLAFRNDYQWRRHLMTYFSDEASCGVVKFKHNGKTTGMLTQFLSRSDTGYESSLTVKDFFYTDRETKDTMLAYLKSLSHQIKDITLVVPENFELWPYLNDRPKEEKLETSGMIRIINLKSLNGLGVDFELPTLKIKVRDRFLKENSGTFALSADGKKLMIQKTEVEPELECDIASLSVVLSGLSSFAELIEAGQVKVLDNYKLQDIPKSVTFHSEPF
- a CDS encoding peptidylprolyl isomerase, coding for MKRFVFLALFLFAFAFAFAVDGEEIASITLNGTQLADTYYHVYSDELQAYLNDALGNYQQQGQFLDPYFSSQSVPSQIELKYNILMNLLDDKMAGYFAKENGLFPNETEVTGYTDQITAGYFADEQAIAQIETSYGSTETFWRVIESYVRSELIKQNILQTLVTDYPASFTEYFEQNKDEIKNKYEKVSASHILLSSEASATEIKKLIESGVLSFEDAAKKYSLDPGSAQNGGYIGEFNRGQLVKEFEDAAFSGNPGEIIGPVRTEYGFHLIRVEAKSTFDSVTELLSTQAYINVARDFQNKVYSIWFSDYKLKSPLGYVIHDPELALLDRLMKSQKSGEDIDVFYDNLEKEIFDAMGNIKKDTTGFAAGLYLMISDSLMQPTLNNIQMLQAMLDTRENLPEEMKAFRREDMENYLEETADSTDDRILELRNALQSLINYSDELGVFKDEEIKAKLEEEEAYRDKRYAVIGKVAEYFYNIMPNSDNALEYLNKYSGNNPEVVFLYTNKLYKDQIEPLLENEEVFQNYLDYYKQYVGEKAGEILIKYPLLSIENRLKENVIESNSAPAELKLKAVRLLIEAFSKAGKLPLDKGLKIDFFSSALAYSYYLEDYVDLGLVENNEIEDLTDGLMKEIKALEDE
- a CDS encoding alkaline phosphatase, with amino-acid sequence MRKLFLLLLLLLSMGLFAGYVKNVIYFIGDGMGLNHLILSSYLESRELNIMKAPNLAMTMTFSANSNVTDSAAAGTALAAGYKTNNGMIGMLPDGTVISNIAEIAAEKGIKTGIVVTCRVTHATPAAFYGHVTSRKDENTLAEQLVNSPLTVAFGGGWRHFVPTGGKRKDGKDLIAVAKENGFDYITTKTEMLNYDGDRVLGLFAYSHLKAVSERSGEEPMLPEMVSKALDILSKDGEPFFLMVEGSQIDWEAHGNDVYGVWKEVVEFDNAVKVALDFAEKHPDTLIVITADHETGGLGLSTGGYTMNLEKIRSDYTRTADWILANFKTEEEIKEAVKVYFNVELTEEDFVFFRTEKAKSFYGASNALGRILSNKVDIGWTTFDHTGAPVPVFAFGPGSEYFEGIMDNTQIPRLIGFLAGYELISPVNTVPPVGVH